Part of the Emys orbicularis isolate rEmyOrb1 chromosome 10, rEmyOrb1.hap1, whole genome shotgun sequence genome is shown below.
ccctttctcccccactgcggcagcccccgagctggggctgggagggggggggggtcgctcccctgccacagcagtcacagagctgaggctgggaaggagggccgtctcccccagcagccctggagctggggaaagtcgcctctttctctggccactacAGCCCTGCTCATCCcaaattccctccaccccctcttctcactccactgccccctcccacctaccccctattccctcccaaggccaccacctcaccttacatgtgcatcttctccagggtccaggcatctaattagtggagccacacctgcgcggctccactaattaggtggcccttcattctcttgtgtgcggccgcccaggcatgcaccttagagggaactatctgtgaACCACTTGcatggagctcgcagaccactggtggtccacggaccacagtttgagaacctctggtctaaggCCAATTTTAGACGAGATAAAGATAGTGCTGACCATTTCAGTGTAATCTTTCCGTATAATACAATGTGGCAGCAAAACCACATACGGTAGTACTGTGCTCTACATGTGTTGTTGTAACAGTCTGATTGCTGCGCACTGCCCTCCATGTGTTTTATTACTGCACATGGGTGGGGTTGGGTGTATAAAATCCTCTGATTTAGACAAATATATCATTGCTGTAGAAGGCTTTCGAAAAGAGAGTTTAAGGGCACTTTTTGTAAATCGGTGCCTTCTCAGCTCAGACAGTCGTGTAAACAAGCTTGTGTTAATGTTAAACTTACATTACTATTTACAGTGATGTAAACTGAAGCGTAAATTGTCAGTGTACATTATGTAAATAATGTTAAAAGCTTGGTTTGCACACATTTTCATAGCACTTATGGTTTAAATAAAGTACACTAACCGATCACGTGTAAAGTATAGTAAGTGACATTTGTCAGGAGTGAGATCTGCCTTAACAGAAAAAGTGAACGTGTGACAGAGAGAGGCTAGTTACCTACTTAGAATTCATGATCCTTCTCTGAGAGAACTGGCACATGCATGATATTTTCTTAGAAATAAAAAGTTTATCTATCCCCTTGGGCCCTGAGATTTGGATACATCAGCATACATGTTAACCAAGCAAAATATACCACAGACTTCCCCACAATGAGGAAGACTCTCAGCAGGGTCATTATCAGCTAGTCAGGATTTACCATCTCCTTTGTGCCAGCACAGGGAATTTTCCAGTATGAAGGACCATCAAGGTAAACTCCTTACCCAGGTGAAACGGGAGTATTTgtgaaatttataaaatattattttataaacAAAGCCAATATGCATATAGATAGGCTTAATTGCAAACTGGATGGAACCTCAAAATGTCAGTCTCTCTTCACATATATTGAATTTCTGGAATCGGTCCCTCTTAGTGCAGTACCAGTTTTCTCACTGCTCTTTCAAGCATCAATTTTTCCCCTGGTTCGTTGTCTGGAATCATGTCTGCACTTCTCTCTGCTTTCAGCATTACTGAAGGACATTTTTCCTGGACTGTCTCCAGACCAGCCTGAGTTATGTTCCGGCAGAAATCCACATGGAGGGTTTGTAAAGAGCCCCCATAGAGGGTCACAGCTTCCAGAGTCCGGTCAGTGATCCGCACACAGTTTTCCAGTTTGAGTATCTTGAGGTTTGGACAGCTCTTGAGAAGCAACAACAGGTAATCATCTGTGACATGGCCACATCCAGAAAGGGTCAGGGACAGCAAGTTTGGGCACCTGAAAACATGGTTATTGTATGTGAGACAGAAGAATAATGTGTAGAATCTGCAAAAGCAATTTCCACTTAGAGATTCCCAAAATCAAGTTCTGAAAAGCAATGCAAAGCAAGCTCTTCCAGCAATGGTTTGGGAATCAAGACATTTGGGTTATAAATCCTGAAtctaccactgacttgctgggcGACCTCACAGAAGTCACTtgacttctctctgcctcagcccaTCTATTCAGGTCAACAACAACCTCTGAACCCTGCTCCTAGTGCCCTCGCACATTAGGGAATTCCAGCATCAGGTCCTGGGCAGAGATTTTAATGGATACCTGCTCTGAAATGACTTTGGTTGGCTGATAATAGCAAGAGTGAAGGAGCTGGCTTGGCCCTTCCTGGAAGATAAGTATTGTGACTGCAACTCAGAGAGAGAAATGGTCATCCCCCAGAATTAAGGAGCAGGGATAAATATGGACTGATATTAAGTTGGGGCCAACTTAACTGAGTAATTCATTGGATTTGATCAAAACTGCTTGGTTTTACTTAATATGTACACATCCTTCATCCTCCCCAGTAGCCACAATATTGAACCACCTGCAAATATTAACACACACTCCGCAAAGGGAGGAAAGGAGCACAGAGTAATTTTGCTTTTAAACTACTGCATAACAGATAAAAGTCAAGGTCTAATAACTAGATGTATGGAATCCACTCTCCTAATAAGTTTCATTTAAACCCTGCCCAGAGGCAAATGCAGAATCTTATGAGGACACTTGTGCCAAATGCTAACAAAAAGGATCAGTGTCATTTTTCCTGTTTCCCTTCTATTAGCTCGAGAGTGACCTGTGCTAAATGTATGTAAAAACTGGCAGGACTGGCAGCTTCAGGATCAGAAGTCGGTGGGAGATCTGGCCTCTTTGCAGACATACAACCCTTCCATCCGAAGTGCTTTTTGACAGCTTCCTCGGGGAAGCAGTTTTAAAAGCACTGGTTTTACTATCTAATTTATTCAACTAAATCAGTTTTGAGATGGAGCTCCTATAGGATTGTTTGGATGGAATCGGACTACAGAAGTGCTTAATGCAACTTCTGATGGGATTGATATGCACTTCTGCAGCCAGAGTGGATGCTGTTGGACTCTCTGGAATTGAAGAATACACACCCGCACCCTTTCCCGCTCCCATCCTCCACAGTCATTTTGCTAATTAAAACCAAATTAACTGGaaacttttctttaaaactaGTTCGATCACAGTCACTTTTGTGATGCAGGTACAGCCTTAGATATACATGGCTTGAAGAGAGCCACCATTTCCAACTCTGCCTGCCTCTgcgaagaaaaaaacaaaaaagtaatcagtctgaggctacgtcttcactacgggggggggggggtcgatttaagatacgcaaattcagctatgcgaatagcgtagctgaattcgacgtattgcagccgacttaccccgctgtaaggacggtggcaaaatcgacctccgcggcttcctgtcgacggcgcttactcccacctccgctggtggagtaagagcgtcgattcggggatcgattgtcgcgtcccgacgagacgcgataattcgatccccgagaggtcgatttctacccgccgattcagggtagacctagcctgagactcTACCGTCATCCATTTGATTCCCTGTTGCTCTGACCATCTTTTGCACCTCGCCAACAGGTGTTTATATCCAATACAAATTCAGAGCTAGTGCAAGCTAAAAGGCCGCAAATATTAAAGTATTTCTAGCTCTCGCGTTCTCTCTTGTCCCATCGGTCACTTAGAACTGCAGGCTCTGCAGCATAAGCACACCGTTTAAGGCGCAGGTGGTGGAAATCTTAGTTTTTAATTCCAGATCTAATCTAGCAGCAGCAATTTTCTGTTGTTGCTAAATTGTACAAGAAATGGCTGTGCCTCCGCATCGTTTGCTGTTTTGATTGGTGTTcgcttttgtctttgtaatttACTTGAGCTAGCACAGCTCAAAGCTGCTGATGCAGTTGGTTTGCACTGTCTGCTTTTCCTCACTGTACTGTCTCCTTGTCTGTATGACCTCCAAAGTAGTTTATATAAAGCTCAGAAATATATTTATAATCACTTGACCTCAGCATAGATAACATGGGCATCATCATGTTACAGAGAAATAAAGTTAGGCTGCTCTAACACAGAATAAAATGATGTAAACCTTAGATCCATTCTACCTTCACACGTATCTGCCTGTTACTTGTGAGGAAAAGTGGAATTTGAGCTTACCAACATGTTTAGGGAGATGCCAGTTTTATTCATAAAAAAGAATCACTCTCTCTTTGAGATTCAATCTCTTGCTCCATTTCTGAGGATATTTTTGTCCTGCGCAGAATGGTGTTATTAAATAGTTCCTTAGTCACATTTTTTTAGCATGCATTGTCACTAATACCCTGGGAATGTCACATGCATTTGTCAAGCAAATGAGGGC
Proteins encoded:
- the FBXL22 gene encoding F-box and leucine-rich protein 22, coding for MHITQLNQECLLHLFSFLDKNSRKSLAKTCHKLLEVFQDPFLWPVLNFHSPVELKKDNFLLGPALRYLSICWHSSRVKVCNIEDWMKNTFQKDICRKHENAVNDFLIQVCNRCPNLLSLTLSGCGHVTDDYLLLLLKSCPNLKILKLENCVRITDRTLEAVTLYGGSLQTLHVDFCRNITQAGLETVQEKCPSVMLKAERSADMIPDNEPGEKLMLERAVRKLVLH